The following is a genomic window from Variovorax paradoxus.
GTGTGCGACCGTTCGTTCAAGGTCGTGGCCGTGGTCGCGCTCGGCGACAAGAACAGCAAAGGCAAGTCGCAGCGCGACCAGGACCGAGATGCGCTGCTGGTAGAGGCCGGGTATCGCGTGCTGCGGTATCCGCGCGTGCCGGACGTGCACCGTGTAGAGGCCGATTTCGATCCGACGATGGCTTCGGTGAGTCCTATGGGGTCCTGAGGGGCGCGATTCGAGATCTGGATGCTGGGTCTGTCTACCCCCCTAATAGATAACACAATGTGCATTATGTTAAATCACTTGCGTTGATTCGTCAGCGTCAGGCCGACCGCCGTCTATTTGCACAAATGTGTTCGCCGTTTTGGCACAAATGTGTTCGCGACTTCATCTGCGCTCGCCCTCTTTCTGCAGACATGGCTGTAAGTCCCTTAGAACACGCAGAGTTGCAGGCTGCAGTGTCAACAAAAACCGGCAGCCCCATTGAGCAGATTGCCAAACCCATTGATGAAGGTGCCCAAGAAACAAACGATGGGGCCATAGACGCCTACTGCGTTGCGTGAGATCGAGTTGTCGGCAACCCATTCCGGAACGGCCTCTCCTTTGAGGACGTAGTACTGAGGGTCGAACAGGCTGAGGTCAGAGTCGTGGGCGCCTATGTGCTGCCCGATCTCTTTGCCCGTCAGGCTCGGGCGTGCCAGAAGAAGAATGCCCCAGCAGATCACCAATGCGCCGAAGCGGCTCAGCCAATCGAAATTTCGCAGCGGAAGGCTGAGTACGAATCCGACAAACAGTGATGTGACAGTCAGGCAAAGTAGGAATGCATTCGAGGTGAGCAGTCGTTTCATCTTGACCCTTGTGAGTATTCGATCGGCTCGGATAGACATGCAATGACCCGAATGCCTCGCTGGGTCTGAGCAGTCTTGTTGGTCACTATAGCGCTGGCCGCTTGGCGCATTGCGCCCTTGACGACCTGGATCGAGGATGCATTGGCGAACCGGCCGGGCCCCCCAGCCATGAAGGACACCGCATCCATGTCGATGGTGATCGGCCCAGCGGGACGGATCATCGCCGCGCTGGCAAGGTTCTGAGGCGGTGTCGTCTGGCCGTAAAGATAAAGGGCCGTCATCTCCCGGGCGCCCAGTTGCATCCACGTGTACATATCGCGATCCTTTGGTTAAACCTTCATGGGTAGTTTTCGAGCGTTGCGGTATCGGTGCCAATACTCTTCAGTGCCGGGCCGCACGCATCAACGGCGACCAGGCTCTTGTAGAAGCGCCGCATGCCCTGCGAGGCTTCGGTCTGCTTCTTCTCAAAATTGAGGGTGACCTCGGCGTAGTTGAAGCCGGTCAGTGTGTCGAACCAGGTGCGACGCCAGTCGGGATGCCGGTCCACCCCGCAGCAAGATTTGTTCGCTTGCAGAAAGCTGGCGATCGCCTCAGGGTTCGTTTCGAGGTTCATCTGGAAGAGCTCGTGCCGAATCGCGGATTCGATCAGCTCACGATCGTCGAGGTACCTCATCTTCGACACGCAGAAGCCCGAATCCATCAGGCGCCAGTACCCCCACGTGCATGCGATCAGCAGAAGGACCGAAACAGCGATGGCAATGTTGCGAGGAATCTTTTTGTTCATTGCATTTTTGAGCGTTGAGAATCCTGTCTGCAGGGCCGAGCAGGCGGGTCCCAAGGGTTAAAGGTCTATGGATGCAGGATTCCGACTGGTTGGAGTTGCAACGAATGCTGAATCGGTACGCCGTTCACGACGACGGTCAACGTTCCCGCATGCTCTCGCTGCTAGCCCTCTGCACAGGACTGAGCAGAAATTCAATAATTCGCCGCTTCCCCGTCTTGATCTCCGCCGTCAGATTCATCCCCGGGCTCAACTTGATCGGCTTGCCATCCACATCGATGGTCGTGCTGCTCAGGCTCAACGTCACTGGGAAGATCGCCCCGCGCTTCTCGTCATTCACCGCATCCGCCGTCACCGTCTTCACCGTCGCGTTCACGGTCCCGTAGCGCGTGTACGGGAACGTCTCCAGCTTGATCGCGGCATCCTGCGTCGGGCTCACGAAGCCGATGTCCTTGTTCTCCAGCGTCACCTCGGCGGTCACCTGCGCCCCATCGGGCACGATCACCATCAAGGGCTGCGCTTCCGTGACCACGCCGCCTTCGGTGTGCGTGGCCAGCTGCTGCACCGTGCCCGCCACCGGCGCCTTCAAGGTGGTCAGCCGTTCGCGCTGACCCGCCTTGGCCAGGTCCTGCGTGCCCTGCTGGCGCTTGAGTTCGGCCGCGGCCTCGCGCGTGCGCAAGCTGTGCTTGGTCTCGGCGATGTAGGCGGCCCGGGTGTTCTCGCTCTCCCGCAGGGTGGCATTGGCTTCCGCGAGCCGGGCGCGCTGCGTGGCAAGGTCGCGCTCCAGCTCGATGCGCTCCCTCGTGCGGTCCTGGTTCGCATGGCTGGACATGAAGCCCTGGTTGGCCAGCTGGTGGAAGTCGGCCTCGCGCTGCTTGGCGATCGGCACCGTCGTCTCCAGCTTGGCGACCATCTCGCGCACGGTGGCAATCTCGGCCTGGCGGCGATTGATCTCCGATGCTGCCTTGGCGAGCTTGGCGGTGATGTCGCTCCATTCGTCGCTCAGCTGCGCCCGGGTGGCCGCGAGATCGGCGTCCGTCCAGCCGGCGGGCATGCTCTTGGCCAGCTCCGGTGCCCGCGAGGTCGTGGGCGCATTGAGCGCCTGCAGCAAGGCGCGCGTGCGCAGCACCTCGGACTGCATCGACTTCAACTGCTCGTCGATGCTGGTCTTGTCGGCGGTGGCCGTGGTGGGGTCGAGCTCGACCAGGGCCTGCCCGGCCTCGACATGGTCGCCGTCCTTGACCAGCACGCGCTTGACCACACTCACCTCCAGCGGCTGGATGATCTTGGTGCGCTCGCTCACGATGATCTTGCCGGGCGCTACGGCCACGATGTCGACCTGCCCGAAGATGGCCCAGGTCAGGGCGATGAGGAACAGCGCGATCAGCGCGAAGGCCAAGCGCCTCGGGGCGGGATGCACGGGCGTATCCTGCAGGCTCAAGGCCGCAGGCAGGAACGCCGCCTCGTCGGAGAGGCGTTTCGGCCCGGCCAGTTCATGGCGGTGCTGCCAGGCGGCCTTGAAGATAGCCCGGTAACGTCCCAGCAGCTCGATAACCGGATGACGAACACTGGGCGCATTGGCCGCTGGGGCCGTAGTGGAGACTTCCGGCGTCATACCGTCGCTCCCGCTCCAGCCCCTTCGGTCGGATGCCCGCCACCCTGCATCGCCCACAGGTGCGCATAGATGCCCTTTGACCGGTTCAGCAGCGCTTCGTGCGTGCCGCCTTCGACGATCCGACCTTTGTCCATCACGATGATGCGGTTCGCATGCCGCACGGCGCTGAGCCGGTGCGCAATGATGAAGACGGTGCGCCCCTTGCAGATGTGCGCCATGTTGCGCTGCACGATGGCCTCGCTCTCGTAGTCGAGCGCGCTGGTGGCCTCGTCGAAGATCAGGATGCGCGGATGGGTGAACAGGGCCCGGGCGATGGCAATGCGCTGGCGTTGCCCGCCCGAGAGGCTCGCGCCCTGTTCGCCGACCATGGTGTCGTAGCCCTCGGGCAGCTCGCTGATGAATTCGTGGGCGCCGGCCAGTTGCGCGGCGTGCATCACGGCCTCGAGCGGCGCGGCCGGGTCGACCACGGCGATGTTCTCGCGCACGCTGCGGTTGAAGAGGGTGTTCTCCTGCAGCACCACGCCCACCTGTCTTCGGAGTTGCGCCGCGTCGATCAGGCTGATGTCGATGCCGTCGACCAAGAGGCGCCCCTGCTCGGGGGCGTAGAGGCGCTGAATGAGCTTGGTGAGCGTGCTCTTGCCGGAGCCCGAGCGCCCGACGATGCCGATGACTTCGCCGGGGCGCACGTCCAGGCTCACGCCGTGCAGCACGGGCGCGGCCTCGGGGCGGTAGCGGAAGGTCAGGTTGTCCAGCGTGACGCGGCCCTTGAGCGCGGGCAGCTGGGCGGCGGTGCTGGGCGGCACCTCGGTGCGGGTGTTGAGGATGTCGCCGAGCCGGGCCATGGAGATGCCGGTCTGCTGGAAGTCGGTCCACAGCTGGGCCATGCGCATGATGGGCTGGCTCACGCGCTGGGCGAACATGTTGAAGGCGACGAATTGGCCGACGGTCATGTCGTTGTTCATCACTAGGTGGGCGCCGTACCAGAGGGTGGCGGCGTTGACGAGCTTGCCGATGAGGTTGACGCCTTCGTGCGCCCAGCTCGCGAGGTTCTGGGTGCGGAAGCTGGCCGAGACATAAGCGGCGAGCTGGTTGTCCCAGCGGCGGCCGAAGGCCGGCTCGAGCGCGGTGGCCTTGACGGTCTGGATGGCGCTGACGGTCTCCACCAGCATCGCCTGGTTCTCCGCGCCGCGCGCGAACTTCTCGTCCAGGCGCCGGCGCAGGATGGGCACGACCGCCAGGCTCAGGCCGAAGTACAGCGGCATGCTCACGAGCACGATCAGGGTGAGGGGCACGCTGTAGAACAGCATGACGGCCACGAAGACGACGGAGAAGACGACGTCCAGCAGCACCGTCAGCGCATTGCCGGTCAGGAAGCTGCGGATGTTCTCGAGCTCGCGCACGCGGGCGACCGAATCGCCGACGCGCCTAGCCTGGAAGTAGGCCAGCGGCAGTTGCACGAGGTGGCGGAACAGCCGCGCGCCGAGCTCGACGTCGATGCGGTTGGTGGTGTGGCTGAAGATGTAGCTGCGCAGGCCGTTCAACAAGGATTCGAAGACGACGACGACCAACAGGCCGATGACGAGCACGTCCAGGGTTGTCATGCCGCGGTGAACGAGCACCTTGTCCATCACGACCTGGAAGAAGAGCGGGCTGACCAGTGCGAACAGCTGCAGGATGAAGGAGATGAAGAGCACTTCGCCCAAGAGCTTGCGGTGCTTGACGAGACTGGGAATGAACCAGGAGAAGTCGAACTTGGCGAGTTCGCCCGCCAAGCTGGCGCGGCTGGTGATGAGGATGAGTTCGCCGGTCCAGTGGGCGGCAAAGACGTCCAGGGGTTCGATGACGGGGCGGGCGGCTTCGGCCGAGGCGGCGGAGGGGTCCTGCAGCAGCACGCGCTGGGCGTCGCACTGGGCGAGGATGACGACGCGCTCGCTGATGCTGCCGTCCACGGCCTTGTGGCGCAGCACGGCCAATGCGGGCAAGGGCGTCAGGGACAGGCGCTCGGGGGTGGTGCGGGAGGACTTGGCCTTGAGGCCGAGGTGCTTGGCCGCACGCAGCAGCGTAGCGGTGTCGACCGGCTCGGAAGGGGTCAGGCCCAGTTGGTGCGACAGCAGGGCGGCGTCGGCAGCGATCTGGTGGAAGCGGGCCACCGTGCACAGGGCGACCAAAGACGAGTTCGCGGCAGGCCCTGCTTCAGGGGCCTTTTGCGGCGGCGTGCCACCCTCCCCGTGCGCTTGCACGGCCGTCTCCACGACTCCCATTTGGGATCCCTCGAATGTTCTTATGAAACATAAAGATACCCGAGTAGGAACTCGCTGACAATTGCGAGATCGCGACACACTTTTGAACTACAAGCGGGCAAAGATGACCAAAGTTCTAAGCTCGAATGACTGTCTCCCAATGAGCGCGCTCACAGGAACATTGGTGTCAACTTTGTTGCGGTTGAGGCGCTAGACGTGGACAAGTCCTGCTTCTGAAGAATGCGCCGAAAGAACGGCAGCAATTCCGCTAGTCGCTGTCCTCGGGTGCTCGGCGCACAATGCTCCTCGCGCCGCAACTCTTGGCAAGTTCATAGGCCTTCCGCAATTGCCTACATCTCGCGAACACATTTTGCAAAATCGAGGTTTCGCGAACAGTTTTGTGCAAACGAGGTAGTCGAAAGCGCACTTCCCAGCGGATGTATCGCCCGTTATAAATCAATGACTTGCCGTTGGTTTCTATCGAACACTTTTCTGCAAATAGACGACCGCCCGACCCTGCGCGACCAGGTCGCGTGCGATGAAGTCGCGACCTGCAGCCTATGGTTTTCGACGCTGCCGGCAACCATGGCGCGGCATGGCATTCACGGCGCACAGGTCGCTCCTGCCAGATGAATCGCGCGAGAACCCAACGGGGTCGTCGCGCGCGTTCAACGCCCAAGGTTCCTCGGCCACTTGGCTCGAGCGCGATGATGGCTCATCAGTCGAACTTGACCAGGTCCTTGAAGATCAATTGGCCCCAGCTGTTCCCGCGCGCCTGCACAAGCAGCCCACCTTCCGAAAGCCCGCCAAGCCTGACCGGCGAAAACCCGAGATTCTCCGCAAGCGCGCCAATCTCCGCGGCCGCGCCGTCATCGTCGCTCGAAAGAAACACCACTCTCTTGCCACCATGGACGGCAGGGTCCTGGCCTAGGACGCCAGCGACCAGATGGTTGAAGCCCTTCACCAGCCTTGCGCCGGCGAAGGCATGCACGAGGGCTCTGGAAGAAGGCTCTCCGCCCAGCTTCTCAGGGGGCACCCCATAGGCATTGGTCACATCGACGATGGTCTTTCCCTTCCAGGTGGGGAGCGCCTTCGCGACGTCCGGGTGCGACTCGAAACGGACAGCCAGAAAGACGATGTCCGCCTTGAGCGCTTCTGCCAGCTTTTTGGGAATGATCGTGGGGCCGATCGCGGCCGCAGCAGGCGCAAAGCTTTCCGGGTCGCGCGTGGTTGCAACGGATACTTCGATGCCCCTGCGGGCGAACGCCTTGGCGAGGGCCTGGCCGACATTGCCGAAGCCGATGATTGCGTAGCTCATTTGTTTTCCTTTGGCTTGTGCATCAGATTTGTGCCAGGCCGCCGTCAACGGCGAGCTCGCTGGCGGTCATGAAACTGCTGTCCGACGAGGCGAGAAACGCAGCCGCCGCCCCGAGCTCGGCCGGATCGGCCATGCGCTGGAGCGGATTCATCGAGGCAAAGACCTTCATGCCCTCCTCGCCCAGCGCGGCCTTCGCGAGTTCGGTCGCCGTCGGCCCGGGCGACAGCACGTTGACCCGGATGCCCGTGCCCTTCAGGTCCTCTGCCCAGGTCCGCGCGAGGTTGCGCACCGCTGCCTTGCTCGCGCTGTAGGCGCCGAATGCCGGGGCGCCCGTGGTGCCGGCGCTCGATCCGGTCAGGATGATCGAGGCGCCCTCGCCCATCAGCGGCAATGCCTTCTGAACCGTGAAGATCGTGCCCTTCACATTGGTGTCGAAGGTTTCGTCGATGTGCTCGGCGGTGAGCTTGCCGAGCGGAAGCGGGCTTCCCGCCCCGGCATTCGCGAAGACGATGTCGAGCGTTCCGCGCTCGGCCTTCACCGCCGCGTAGAGCCGGTCGAGGTCGGCCTCATCGGAGACCGAGCCTTTCACCGCGCGCGCATTGGGCCCGAGGTCGGCCACGGCGGCGTCGAGTGCTTCCTGCCGGCGGCCGAAGATGAAGACGAAAGCGCCCTCTTCGATAAATCGCTTTGCCGCGGCGCGGCCGATGCCGGTAGCGCCGCCGGTAATCACGGCGGTCTTTCCATTCAGTCTGGTCATGTCATGAATCCATAGTTTCGAGTTGCACGGAAGCAGGGAACTGCTTGAGAACAAGTATGGAGTTCTGATAACCTAAGGACAAGTATGCACTTTTTGGTAAGTATCAATTAATGACGACGCCCTCTCATCCCACCTGCGGTACCGGCGGCTTCTCCTGCGGGCTCGACGCCACGCTGCGCATCATCTCGGGCAAGTGGAAACCGCTGATCCTGTTCTTCCTGCGCGACGGCCCAAGGCGCTACGGCGAGCTCAAGCGCTTGATCGAGGGCGTCAGCGACAAGGTGCTGATCCAGCATCTGAAAGACCTGGAGGCCGATCGCGTGCTCGCGCGGACCGACTACAAGGAGGTGCCGCCGCGTGTGGACTACGCACTGACCCCGCTCGGCCGCAGCCTGGCCGACGCGATCGTGCCGCTGTGCACCTGGGGCACCGAGCACATGGCCGAAGTGGCAAGCATCTTCGCCAACCGCGAAGACGTGGCATGAAGCCGCCTGCAACAAGACGGAAGACTTGCAGCAGGAAACTCGCGCATCAGATTCGCAAGGCCACCCTGGGTCGCACCACCAAGCTCAACCCAGCGACCTGAGTTCCACCCCCATGTCACGCCAGTGCTCGGGATGGCAGGTAAACAGCAGCACCTGGTGCCGCTGCGCCGCATCGAACAGGGCGCGCTTCATCTGCGCCAGCCGGGGAGCATCGCTGTGCACCAGCGCATCGTCCAGGATCAGCAGCGTCGGGCGGCCCGCTTCCTGCAGCAGGTCGGCATACGCGAAGCGGCTGATGAGCCGCAGTTGCTCGCGCGCGCCGAAGCTCAGCTCCTGCAACTGCCCGCTCTCGACCGTGCCCCCGGCGTTCGGGCGCGTCAGCGTGGCGGGCGCGAGCCCGGCGTCCATGTGCAGGGTCGCGCCCGGCATCAGCAACGGCAGGTAGTGCTGCATGCGCGCCTGCAGCGGTGCCTGCAGCCGCGTCAGCGTGGCCTGGCGTTTCTGCTCCAGCTTGCGGCACAGCAGCGCGAGTGCATCGGCACGGCGCTGCAGTTCGGCCTGCCGGCGCTGCGCCTGCGCAAGTTGGCCCGCCAAGGCCTCCCGCTGTTCTTCCAGGCCTTGCGCCCCGGCCAGCTGCAGCGTGTTTTCGAGAACCAGCAACTGGTCGCGGCGCAGCTGGTGGCTGCGCGTGAGCTGCTCGATGCTGCGCTGCAGCCTGTCGATGTCCTGCAGCACGATGTCCGGCCGCGCGGCCTGCACGTCGGCGCTCGTCTGCTCGATGCGGGCGGTCAGCGCCTCGGCCTCGGCGCCCACCGCCAGCCATTGCTTGCTGGCCTGCGCATGGCGTTGCTGCCGGCTCGGGTCC
Proteins encoded in this region:
- a CDS encoding SDR family NAD(P)-dependent oxidoreductase, giving the protein MTRLNGKTAVITGGATGIGRAAAKRFIEEGAFVFIFGRRQEALDAAVADLGPNARAVKGSVSDEADLDRLYAAVKAERGTLDIVFANAGAGSPLPLGKLTAEHIDETFDTNVKGTIFTVQKALPLMGEGASIILTGSSAGTTGAPAFGAYSASKAAVRNLARTWAEDLKGTGIRVNVLSPGPTATELAKAALGEEGMKVFASMNPLQRMADPAELGAAAAFLASSDSSFMTASELAVDGGLAQI
- a CDS encoding HlyD family type I secretion periplasmic adaptor subunit is translated as MTPEVSTTAPAANAPSVRHPVIELLGRYRAIFKAAWQHRHELAGPKRLSDEAAFLPAALSLQDTPVHPAPRRLAFALIALFLIALTWAIFGQVDIVAVAPGKIIVSERTKIIQPLEVSVVKRVLVKDGDHVEAGQALVELDPTTATADKTSIDEQLKSMQSEVLRTRALLQALNAPTTSRAPELAKSMPAGWTDADLAATRAQLSDEWSDITAKLAKAASEINRRQAEIATVREMVAKLETTVPIAKQREADFHQLANQGFMSSHANQDRTRERIELERDLATQRARLAEANATLRESENTRAAYIAETKHSLRTREAAAELKRQQGTQDLAKAGQRERLTTLKAPVAGTVQQLATHTEGGVVTEAQPLMVIVPDGAQVTAEVTLENKDIGFVSPTQDAAIKLETFPYTRYGTVNATVKTVTADAVNDEKRGAIFPVTLSLSSTTIDVDGKPIKLSPGMNLTAEIKTGKRRIIEFLLSPVQRASSESMRER
- a CDS encoding winged helix-turn-helix transcriptional regulator, with protein sequence MTTPSHPTCGTGGFSCGLDATLRIISGKWKPLILFFLRDGPRRYGELKRLIEGVSDKVLIQHLKDLEADRVLARTDYKEVPPRVDYALTPLGRSLADAIVPLCTWGTEHMAEVASIFANREDVA
- a CDS encoding NADPH-dependent F420 reductase, which gives rise to MSYAIIGFGNVGQALAKAFARRGIEVSVATTRDPESFAPAAAAIGPTIIPKKLAEALKADIVFLAVRFESHPDVAKALPTWKGKTIVDVTNAYGVPPEKLGGEPSSRALVHAFAGARLVKGFNHLVAGVLGQDPAVHGGKRVVFLSSDDDGAAAEIGALAENLGFSPVRLGGLSEGGLLVQARGNSWGQLIFKDLVKFD
- a CDS encoding type I secretion system permease/ATPase encodes the protein MGVVETAVQAHGEGGTPPQKAPEAGPAANSSLVALCTVARFHQIAADAALLSHQLGLTPSEPVDTATLLRAAKHLGLKAKSSRTTPERLSLTPLPALAVLRHKAVDGSISERVVILAQCDAQRVLLQDPSAASAEAARPVIEPLDVFAAHWTGELILITSRASLAGELAKFDFSWFIPSLVKHRKLLGEVLFISFILQLFALVSPLFFQVVMDKVLVHRGMTTLDVLVIGLLVVVVFESLLNGLRSYIFSHTTNRIDVELGARLFRHLVQLPLAYFQARRVGDSVARVRELENIRSFLTGNALTVLLDVVFSVVFVAVMLFYSVPLTLIVLVSMPLYFGLSLAVVPILRRRLDEKFARGAENQAMLVETVSAIQTVKATALEPAFGRRWDNQLAAYVSASFRTQNLASWAHEGVNLIGKLVNAATLWYGAHLVMNNDMTVGQFVAFNMFAQRVSQPIMRMAQLWTDFQQTGISMARLGDILNTRTEVPPSTAAQLPALKGRVTLDNLTFRYRPEAAPVLHGVSLDVRPGEVIGIVGRSGSGKSTLTKLIQRLYAPEQGRLLVDGIDISLIDAAQLRRQVGVVLQENTLFNRSVRENIAVVDPAAPLEAVMHAAQLAGAHEFISELPEGYDTMVGEQGASLSGGQRQRIAIARALFTHPRILIFDEATSALDYESEAIVQRNMAHICKGRTVFIIAHRLSAVRHANRIIVMDKGRIVEGGTHEALLNRSKGIYAHLWAMQGGGHPTEGAGAGATV